From Deltaproteobacteria bacterium, a single genomic window includes:
- a CDS encoding carbon-nitrogen hydrolase family protein has protein sequence MKVTVASCQIDVSSFSMEKNIAACEEAVKEAVAKGAQICLLPELALTGYTVACYNRSQAQKAMPFAARLEGLAQELSVHVFAGYLHEENGRLRNTQGYFTPNGLAGVYFKNELVAHENLFAVPGTGPVIYDTPFGRIGCAICKDMLYKDVFEPYRGRVDMMAISSAWPDLSRDYKWGPLGRAARHSDRLIRELPQRIARYVGAPVVYCDSWGGPHPLFGSDAWMIGGSSIVTPEGFVEKGITTGEQMLLAELELKNTGPVDDNDPWPSRGHITPVLAVERALCKAAGFIRGVREKF, from the coding sequence ATGAAAGTCACTGTTGCCTCGTGCCAGATCGATGTTAGCTCCTTCAGCATGGAAAAAAACATCGCCGCCTGCGAAGAGGCCGTAAAAGAGGCCGTGGCGAAAGGCGCTCAAATCTGCCTTTTGCCGGAACTTGCGCTCACAGGCTATACCGTGGCCTGCTACAACCGGAGTCAGGCACAAAAAGCCATGCCATTTGCGGCGCGGCTCGAGGGCCTGGCCCAAGAGCTTTCGGTTCATGTTTTCGCGGGATATTTACATGAGGAAAACGGCAGGCTGCGAAACACCCAGGGCTATTTCACGCCAAACGGCCTGGCGGGCGTGTATTTCAAGAACGAACTGGTGGCGCACGAGAACCTTTTTGCGGTCCCCGGAACCGGGCCCGTGATCTATGATACGCCTTTCGGCCGCATCGGCTGCGCCATCTGCAAGGACATGCTGTATAAGGATGTTTTTGAGCCCTACCGGGGCAGGGTGGACATGATGGCCATTTCTTCGGCCTGGCCGGACCTTTCAAGGGATTACAAATGGGGGCCATTGGGCCGCGCCGCGCGGCACAGTGACCGGCTGATCCGGGAGTTGCCGCAAAGAATTGCGCGCTACGTGGGAGCGCCCGTGGTGTATTGCGATTCCTGGGGAGGCCCGCACCCGCTTTTCGGCTCGGACGCGTGGATGATCGGGGGCTCTTCCATTGTTACGCCGGAAGGCTTTGTGGAAAAGGGAATCACCACCGGAGAGCAGATGCTCTTAGCAGAACTGGAACTTAAAAACACCGGCCCTGTTGACGATAATGACCCCTGGCCCAGCCGTGGCCATATCACGCCTGTTCTGGCGGTGGAGCGCGCCCTTTGCAAGGCCGCAGGATTTATCCGGGGTGTCCGCGAAAAGTTTTGA